TTTGTAAATCCATTGCAATTCGGAGCTAATGAAGATTATGCGGTTTATCCGCGCGACCTTGAACGTGACAGCAAACTGGCGGCTGGAGCCGGTGTGGATATTGTCTTTGCCCCCGCAGTGGACGAGATGTACCCGCAGGGTTTTCAGAACATAAAGACCTTCGTCGATCTTATCGAAATTACCGATAAGCTATGCGGCGCGGTTAGACCGGGGCACTTCCGCGGGGTAGCTACTGTTGTAACTAAACTATTCAATCTTGTATGCCCTGATGCTGCCTATTTTGGTCAGAAGGATGCCCAGCAGGTCATTGTAATTAAGCAGATGGTTACCGATTTGAATATGAATATCAAGATTGTCACTGTCCCGATTGTGCGTGAAGCTGACGGCCTTGCGATGTCATCGCGCAATGTTTATTTACAGCCAGAAGAAAGACAGGCCGCGCTGGTACTTAGTAAATCTCTTAAAGTGGCAGATGACCTATTAAATAACGGCGAAAAAAACGCTGTTGTTATCAAACAGACTATTGAGGGGATTATTAAGGCTGAGCCCTTAGCGGACATCGATTATATCGGTGTTTGCGATACCGTTACCCTAGAAGACTTAGAACAAGTCGAAGATAAGGCGCTAATCGCACTTGCTGTTAAATTTGGCAAAACCAGATTAATTGATAATATCATATGGGAGGATAAAGATGTTTCGTAATATATTTAAATCAAAACTGCACCGCGCTACTGTTACCGAAGCTAATTTAAATTATGTCGGCAGCATTACTATCGATGAAGATTTAATGGACGCCGCCGACATTTTTATTAATGAAAAGGTTCAGGTTGTTAATAACAATAACGGTGCCCGCCTGGAGACCTATGTTATTCCTGGTGAACGCGGTTCCGGCGTAATATGTTTGAATGGCGCAGCCGCCCGTCTCGTCCAGCCTGGTGACAAAGTCATAATAATCACTTACGCCATTATCGATAACAAAGAAGCCCGCGACTTCCAGCCTACGGTGGTTTTCCTTGATGACAACAATAAAATCGTGGAAATAAAATCAGCTGAAAAACATGGTGAAATCCGCTAAAAAATATTGTTAACACTGGAAATTATTCCGGATAACAATTATAATAGACACTAAATAAATGGAGACTTAATTCAGATGGCGTTTTAGCGCCACCTGAATTCTAGTCGAAATTATCCAGGGACTTCATCGGATAAAAAAGTGTACAAGAGGTGATTGCGGTGCGGGCCAAAATTTTAGAACTATTGCGCCATCGTCCGGATGAATTTGTATCCGGGGAGGAAATAAGCGGCGGTTTAGGCGTATCGCGAACAGCTGTCTGGAAACATATTCAGGAACTAAAGCAAGCGGGTTATGGTATCGAAGCTCATTCACGGCGGGGATACCGGCTTAACGAAACGCCGGATAAGCTACTGCCCCAAGAGATTCGTTCCCGGCTTACAACACAAATAATCGGACGGGAAATTCGTTATTTCGATAATGTTGCGTCCACTAATAATGAGGCCAAGTTATTGGCGGCAAACGACTGTCCGGAAGGTACACTGGTGGTAGCTGAAGCTCAAAATTCCGGTCGGGGCCGATTATCACGCGGATGGTTCTCGCCTTGGGGGAAAGGTATTTGGATGTCGGTTGTACTAAGACCAAAGTTTAGCCCCCAAGAGGCTCCTAAATGCACATTGATGGCGGCAGTAGCCATTAATAAAGCTATTCGGCAAGTTTCAGGAATTGACTGCGGTATA
This portion of the Veillonellaceae bacterium genome encodes:
- a CDS encoding aspartate 1-decarboxylase, coding for MFRNIFKSKLHRATVTEANLNYVGSITIDEDLMDAADIFINEKVQVVNNNNGARLETYVIPGERGSGVICLNGAAARLVQPGDKVIIITYAIIDNKEARDFQPTVVFLDDNNKIVEIKSAEKHGEIR
- a CDS encoding pantoate--beta-alanine ligase, whose protein sequence is MKIVKRVDELRALIRTAKCEGKSVGLVPTMGYLHEGHLSLMRQAKAEQDIVVSSIFVNPLQFGANEDYAVYPRDLERDSKLAAGAGVDIVFAPAVDEMYPQGFQNIKTFVDLIEITDKLCGAVRPGHFRGVATVVTKLFNLVCPDAAYFGQKDAQQVIVIKQMVTDLNMNIKIVTVPIVREADGLAMSSRNVYLQPEERQAALVLSKSLKVADDLLNNGEKNAVVIKQTIEGIIKAEPLADIDYIGVCDTVTLEDLEQVEDKALIALAVKFGKTRLIDNIIWEDKDVS
- a CDS encoding biotin--[acetyl-CoA-carboxylase] ligase, whose protein sequence is MRAKILELLRHRPDEFVSGEEISGGLGVSRTAVWKHIQELKQAGYGIEAHSRRGYRLNETPDKLLPQEIRSRLTTQIIGREIRYFDNVASTNNEAKLLAANDCPEGTLVVAEAQNSGRGRLSRGWFSPWGKGIWMSVVLRPKFSPQEAPKCTLMAAVAINKAIRQVSGIDCGIKWPNDILYQGRKLVGILTEMSAEMDAINYVVLGMGINVNIAEGEFPDDIAEIATSVALASGKPVDRLELLSAILQQLEDIYQIATSEGFKAVLDEWRAQSITLGQAVDVVGFNRRFSGIAVNIDDDGALLVKMGDSIERVLAGDVSIRPSAKK